One Dermacentor andersoni chromosome 6, qqDerAnde1_hic_scaffold, whole genome shotgun sequence genomic window carries:
- the LOC126522045 gene encoding cytochrome P450 3A24-like isoform X2: MDTAIKGASHGFDFRGHGGPGTTTALTTLFCLMQALVQWKKEHGNLFGVYVGSEPFLVITDPQMAHECLVKQAAIFQDRPTSFVDAEPFKSSLFQLGGNKWKNVRTALNYAFSSNRIKDLSTVADFSATRFVEKISSISLRSGHVEVFDRALDFAFDFIMNAVLAQKVKSQQGCNEPILEFLKQVSKDMENSAIEVAFTVPVIRAALTLIYPFTKHAKAFKNIMSNVQHIIELRRSGELPKEPSVLQTLLGTEALDVAQKKRGRLNKYLNDQDISSNAAIFLLAGTEATASALSFLMYLLARHPSEQEKVFKEMEDIFPSEEGIKLNFDELHRLKRIDMVIYEGLRLYPPIPLYLIRSCCLDTTVSGQCIPAGVNVMVTPWLIHHDPEVWPEPEKFIPDRFAEENSESRLNGIYMPFGMGPRVCVGQKLGFLAVKSALVKVLRDFRLTLCDEAAGPPTLSVPSVILIPGGGVRVRLEPRTPIASSERCKIGNGVFVAA, from the exons GCTCTCGTGCAGTGGAAAAAGGAACATGGAAATCTGTTCGGCGTCTACGTCGGGAGCGAGCCTTTCTTGGTCATCACAGACCCACAGATGGCACACGAGTGCCTTGTCAAGCAAGCCGCTATATTTCAGGACAGACCGACATCTTTCGTGGATGCGGAGCCTTTCAAAAGCAGCCTCTTTCAGCTTGGTG GTAACAAATGGAAGAATGTGAGGACTGCGTTGAACTACGCTTTCAGTTCAAACAGGATAAAGGATCTCTCCACAGTAGCAGACTTTAGTGCCACTAGATTTGTGGAGAAGATATCTTCGATAAGCCTGAGGAGCGGACACGTTGAAGTGTTCGATCGTGCATTGGACTTTGCTTTCGACTTCATCATGAACGCGGTACTGGCACAAAAG GTGAAATCTCAGCAGGGCTGCAACGAGCCAATTCTGGAGTTCCTGAAGCAAGTCTCAAAGGACATGGAGAACTCAGCCATTGAAGTGGCGTTTACGGTACCCGTCATACGGGCTGCCCTTACGCTGATATATCCATTCACAAAGCATGCTAAAGCGTTCAAAAACATTATGAGCAATGTGCAACACATAATCGAATTACGCCGTTCCGGAGAACTCCCGAAAGAACCCAGCGTGCTTCAGACGCTTCTGGGCACAGAAGCCCTCGATGTAGCTCAAAAGAAACGTGGCAGGCTCAACAAATACTTGAACGACCAGGACATATCGTCCAATGCGGCAATATTTCTGTTGGCTGGCACAGAGGCTACGGCTTCCGCGCTTTCTTTTCTGATGTATCTCTTGGCAAGACACCCAAGTGAGCAGGAAAAGGTATTCAAGGAGATGGAAGACATTTTTCCCTCTGAAGAAGGAATCAAGCTGAACTTCGACGAGCTGCATCGGCTAAAAAGAATCGACATGGTGATCTACGAAGGACTTCGCCTCTACCCTCCCATCCCACTGTATCTGATAAGGAGTTGCTGTCTGGACACGACTGTTAGTGGACAGTGCATTCCAGCAGGTGTCAATGTAATGGTTACACCGTGGCTCATCCATCATGACCCTGAAGTTTGGCCGGAGCCTGAGAAGTTCATCCCAGACAGGTTTGCCGAAGAAAACAGTGAAAGTCGCCTGAATGGGATTTATATGCCTTTCGGAATGGGGCCCAGAGTGTGCGTAGGCCAGAAGTTAGGATTCCTGGCGGTGAAATCAGCGCTCGTTAAAGTTCTTCGAGATTTTAGGCTAACCTTGTGCGACGAGGCCGCTGGGCCACCAACGTTATCGGTTCCTAGCGTAATACTCATACCTGGAGGAGGAGTGAGGGTCAGGCTGGAGCCCAGGACACCGATAGCTTCGAGTGAGCGGTGCAAGATCGGCAATGGTGTGTTCGTGGCAGCTTAG
- the LOC126522045 gene encoding cytochrome P450 3A24-like isoform X1: MEKTAFLVAALVAISAATVVLWVLKRRRRHRLFKDLGIPGPKPDFLWGNLKQMDHRRIEALVQWKKEHGNLFGVYVGSEPFLVITDPQMAHECLVKQAAIFQDRPTSFVDAEPFKSSLFQLGGNKWKNVRTALNYAFSSNRIKDLSTVADFSATRFVEKISSISLRSGHVEVFDRALDFAFDFIMNAVLAQKVKSQQGCNEPILEFLKQVSKDMENSAIEVAFTVPVIRAALTLIYPFTKHAKAFKNIMSNVQHIIELRRSGELPKEPSVLQTLLGTEALDVAQKKRGRLNKYLNDQDISSNAAIFLLAGTEATASALSFLMYLLARHPSEQEKVFKEMEDIFPSEEGIKLNFDELHRLKRIDMVIYEGLRLYPPIPLYLIRSCCLDTTVSGQCIPAGVNVMVTPWLIHHDPEVWPEPEKFIPDRFAEENSESRLNGIYMPFGMGPRVCVGQKLGFLAVKSALVKVLRDFRLTLCDEAAGPPTLSVPSVILIPGGGVRVRLEPRTPIASSERCKIGNGVFVAA; this comes from the exons ATGGAAAAAACGGCGTTCCTAGTTGCAGCTCTTGTTGCTATCTCCGCGGCCACAGTCGTGCTCTGGGTGCTGAAGCGTCGTCGCAGGCACAGGTTGTTCAAAGATCTCGGAATCCCAGGGCCGAAACCGGACTTCTTGTGGGGAAACTTGAAGCAAATGGACCACAGACGCATTGAG GCTCTCGTGCAGTGGAAAAAGGAACATGGAAATCTGTTCGGCGTCTACGTCGGGAGCGAGCCTTTCTTGGTCATCACAGACCCACAGATGGCACACGAGTGCCTTGTCAAGCAAGCCGCTATATTTCAGGACAGACCGACATCTTTCGTGGATGCGGAGCCTTTCAAAAGCAGCCTCTTTCAGCTTGGTG GTAACAAATGGAAGAATGTGAGGACTGCGTTGAACTACGCTTTCAGTTCAAACAGGATAAAGGATCTCTCCACAGTAGCAGACTTTAGTGCCACTAGATTTGTGGAGAAGATATCTTCGATAAGCCTGAGGAGCGGACACGTTGAAGTGTTCGATCGTGCATTGGACTTTGCTTTCGACTTCATCATGAACGCGGTACTGGCACAAAAG GTGAAATCTCAGCAGGGCTGCAACGAGCCAATTCTGGAGTTCCTGAAGCAAGTCTCAAAGGACATGGAGAACTCAGCCATTGAAGTGGCGTTTACGGTACCCGTCATACGGGCTGCCCTTACGCTGATATATCCATTCACAAAGCATGCTAAAGCGTTCAAAAACATTATGAGCAATGTGCAACACATAATCGAATTACGCCGTTCCGGAGAACTCCCGAAAGAACCCAGCGTGCTTCAGACGCTTCTGGGCACAGAAGCCCTCGATGTAGCTCAAAAGAAACGTGGCAGGCTCAACAAATACTTGAACGACCAGGACATATCGTCCAATGCGGCAATATTTCTGTTGGCTGGCACAGAGGCTACGGCTTCCGCGCTTTCTTTTCTGATGTATCTCTTGGCAAGACACCCAAGTGAGCAGGAAAAGGTATTCAAGGAGATGGAAGACATTTTTCCCTCTGAAGAAGGAATCAAGCTGAACTTCGACGAGCTGCATCGGCTAAAAAGAATCGACATGGTGATCTACGAAGGACTTCGCCTCTACCCTCCCATCCCACTGTATCTGATAAGGAGTTGCTGTCTGGACACGACTGTTAGTGGACAGTGCATTCCAGCAGGTGTCAATGTAATGGTTACACCGTGGCTCATCCATCATGACCCTGAAGTTTGGCCGGAGCCTGAGAAGTTCATCCCAGACAGGTTTGCCGAAGAAAACAGTGAAAGTCGCCTGAATGGGATTTATATGCCTTTCGGAATGGGGCCCAGAGTGTGCGTAGGCCAGAAGTTAGGATTCCTGGCGGTGAAATCAGCGCTCGTTAAAGTTCTTCGAGATTTTAGGCTAACCTTGTGCGACGAGGCCGCTGGGCCACCAACGTTATCGGTTCCTAGCGTAATACTCATACCTGGAGGAGGAGTGAGGGTCAGGCTGGAGCCCAGGACACCGATAGCTTCGAGTGAGCGGTGCAAGATCGGCAATGGTGTGTTCGTGGCAGCTTAG